In the genome of Drosophila subpulchrella strain 33 F10 #4 breed RU33 chromosome 2L, RU_Dsub_v1.1 Primary Assembly, whole genome shotgun sequence, one region contains:
- the LOC119547755 gene encoding dnaJ protein homolog 1 isoform X2 — protein MGKDYYKTLGLPKTATDDEIKKAYRKLALRYHPDKNKAANAEEKFKEVAEAYEVLSDKSKREVYDKYGEDGLKSGGTRNGGPSSNSFTYQFHGDPRATFAQFFGNSNPFASFFDMGDNLFDKNVFDLDTEHDFFSSPFGGIGSRHGLGSAFRSHSFNVHTPFKKEQKQDPPVEHDLYVTLEEIYHGCVKKMKISRRVVQADGSSRKEDKVLQISIKPGWKSGTKVTFQKEGDQAPGKIPADIVFIIRDKPHAMFKREGSDLRYTARLTLKQALCGVVFQVPTMSGDKLRISTMQEIIKPNTVKRIQGYGLPFPKDTTRKGDLLVAFDIQFPEKLTAPQKEVLRDML, from the exons ATGGGAAAAGATTACTACAAAACCTTAGGGCTGCCAAAAACTGCCACCGACGATGAGATCAAAAAGGCCTACAGGAAACTGGCCCTGCGCTATCATCCGGATAAAAACAAAGCAGCCAACGCTGAGGAAAAATTCAAAGAGGTTGCCGAGGCCTACGAGGTCCTTTCAGACAAGAGCAAACGGGAGGTGTACGACAAATACGGCGAGGATGGTCTAAAGAGTGGCG GCACACGAAATGGCGGTCCCTCGAGCAACTCGTTTACATATCAGTTCCATGGAGATCCGCGTGCCACCTTCGCCCAGTTCTTTGGCAACAGCAATCCGTTCGCCTCGTTCTTCGACATGGGCGACAATCTGTTCGATAAGAACGTCTTCGATCTGGACACGGAACACGACTTCTTCTCCTCGCCCTTCGGTGGGATTGGTTCGCGGCATGGTCTGGGCAGTGCCTTCAG ATCACACTCCTTCAACGTGCACACGCCGTTCAAGAAGGAGCAGAAGCAGGATCCGCCCGTCGAACACGATCTCTATGTGACGCTGGAGGAGATCTACCACGGCTGTgttaagaaaatgaaaatctcCCGACGCGTCGTCCAGGCGGATGGCAGTTCCCGCAAGGAGGACAAGGTCCTGCAGATATCCATCAAGCCGGGCTGGAAGTCCGGCACGAAGGTCACCTTCCAGAAGGAGGGCGACCAGGCGCCCGGCAAAATCCCCGCCGACATTGTGTTCATCATCCGGGACAAACCGCATGCCATGTTCAAGCGCGAGGGCAGCGATCTTCGCTACACGGCGAGACTGACGCTCAAGCAG GCTCTGTGCGGCGTTGTCTTCCAAGTTCCTACCATGTCCGGCGATAAGTTGCGCATCAGTACCATGCAGGAGATTATAAAACCGAACACGGTGAAGCGGATCCAGGGATACGGGCTGCCCTTTCCCAAGGACACGACACGCAAGGGGGATCTCCTGGTGGCCTTCGACATCCAGTTCCCGGAGAAACTGACTGCTCCCCAGAAGGAGGTGCTCAGGGATATGTTATGA
- the LOC119548033 gene encoding uncharacterized protein LOC119548033: MDKLRGNNAAGENPFKRPMNALQKQWYRVLLARRVGFGQRPPPDEKELTYADICRKRYTAAFRRYNERFRREMAKHEEMQRCAIDAMRVHRTFAITTLWLPLHSKREINSTLETLEQVLTAKERRRLQEILKKGESWHSHR, encoded by the exons ATGGATAAACTGAGGGGCAACAATGCGGCCGGCGAGAATCCCTTCAAGCGGCCAATGAATGCCCTGCAGAAGCAGTGGTATCGCGTTTTACTGGCCCGCAGAGTGGGATTCGGGCAGCGTCCTCCGCCCGATGAAAAGGAGCTAACGTA CGCCGACATTTGTCGTAAGCGTTATACAGCCGCGTTCCGGCGATACAACGAACGTTTCCGCCGGGAAATGGCCAAGCATGAGGAGATGCAGCGATGCGCCATCGATGCCATGAGGGTCCACAG AACCTTTGCCATAACCACACTTTGGCTACCATTGCACTCGAAACGGGAGATAAACTCAACACTGGAGACCCTCGAACAG GTTCTCACCGCCAAGGAAAGACGACGCCTGCAGGAGATACTCAAAAAAGGAGAGTCCTGGCACTCGCATCGCTGA
- the LOC119548661 gene encoding queuine tRNA-ribosyltransferase catalytic subunit has product MSPSKIPPLTYKVVAECSVSKARAGLMTLRHSEVNTPVFMPVGTQGTLKGILPDQLIELNCQILLGNTYHLGLRPGIETLKKAGGLHQFMGWPRAILTDSGGFQMVSLLQLAEIDEHGVNFRSPFDNSQCMLTPEHSIQIQNAIGADIMMQLDDVVKTTTVGPRVEEAMERTIRWVDRCIEAHARDDDQSLFPIVQGGLDVPLRQRCVSALMERQVRGFAVGGLSGGESKHDFWRMVDVCTGYLPKDKPRYLMGVGFAADLVVCVALGIDMFDCVFPTRTARFGCALVDSGQLNLKQPKYKLDMEPIDKNCECSTCKRYTRSYLHHIATNESVSCSLLSIHNVAYQLRLMRSMREAIQRDEFPQFVQDFMRKHFKDDPIPAWIREALAAVNIQLPSDPERESKQEQKPKTDKRQETDEVAEEQVATS; this is encoded by the exons ATGAGTCCCAGCAAGATTCCCCCACTGACCTACAAGGTCGTGGCGGAGTGCTCCGTCTCCAAGGCCAGGGCGGGATTGATGACCCTCAG GCACAGTGAGGTGAATACTCCTGTCTTCATGCCCGTGGGCACTCAGGGAACCCTGAAGGGCATCCTGCCGGACCAACTCATCGAGCTGAACTGCCAAATCCTGCTGGGAAACACTTACCACCTGGGACTGCGACCGGGCATTGAGACCCTCAAGAAAGCCGGAGGTCTCCACCAGTTCATGGGTTGGCCCAGGGCTATCCTGACCGATTCTGGTGGCTTTCAGATGGTTTCCCTGCTGCAGCTGGCCGAGATCGATGAGCATGGCGTGAATTTCCGTTCGCCCTTCGACAACAGCCAATGCATGTTGACGCCGGAGCACTCGATTCAAATCCAGAATGCCATCGGTGCGGATATTATGATGCAGTTGGATGACGTGGTGAAGACAACCACAGTTGGTCCTCGCGTGGAGGAGGCCATGGAGAGGACTATCCGCTGGGTGGATCGCTGTATAGAGGCACATGCCCGGGATGATGATCAGTCGCTGTTTCCCATTGTCCAGGGAGGATTGGATGTGCCGCTGCGACAACGTTGTGTCTCCGCCCTGATGGAGCGCCAAGTGCGAGGCTTTGCCGTGGGCGGATTGAGTGGTGGCGAGAGTAAACACGACTTCTGGAGGATGGTGGATGTGTGTACTGGCTACCTGCCCAAGGATAAACCACGTTATCTAATGGGCGTTGGTTTTGCAGCGGATCTGGTGGTCTGTGTGGCCCTGGGCATCGATATGTTCGACTGTGTCTTCCCCACCCGGACAGCCAGATTTGGCTGTGCCTTGGTGGATAGTGGACAACTCAACCTGAAGCAACCAAAGTACAAACTGGACATGGAACCCATCGACAAGAATTGTGAGTGCAGCACCTGTAAGCGCTATACACGCTCGTATCTGCATCACATTGCCACCAATGAGAGTGTCTCCTGCTCTCTGCTGAGCATCCACAATGTTGCGTATCAGCTGAGATTGATGAGGAGCATGCGGGAGGCCATCCAGCGGGATGAGTTCCCACAATTCGTCCAGGATTTCATGAGAAAGCACTTTAAAGACGATCCCATTCCGGCTTGGATTCGTGAGGCTCTGGCAGCTGTGAATATTCAATTGCCGTCGGATCCGGAGAGGGAAAGTAAGCAGGAGCAGAAGCCAAAGACAGACAAGAGGCAGGAGACGGATGAAGTGGCAGAGGAGCAGGTGGCCACCAGCTAA
- the LOC119548660 gene encoding uncharacterized protein LOC119548660 — protein MSTQQQQLDFIERHLVYDIFKDFGPGASLESHSVECSNGLDGFMSALYTVTLELVIAERKRTEVVLVKFMKGTEDFRESSNSYIQFANEIFAYAEILPAYENVLRTSHLESDVVTNWVPRCYLARFGQVEGLGNGRESVLALKHLKGDGYQLGPRLTLRRDQLEAMVGLVGPFHALGYATRILQPRVHARLRAGVVDMPFVSNSGKAIFDVLYRVAFDRFYEFYDRQKEQLLKDTDAGFGAAIEHLREKYFKQPTLLLEMIRTNSYAEDQPGSHFATFLHGDYNRNNVLFHYGADDKVDGIRAIDFQELRFSTTAIDLSFFMYMNTPSEGRDEIYADLLRKYHSHMIGMLELVLRRNQDELTEDRVDQLLKEYSYEHFIAHFKRYAFYGVLVCMHFLPWLLGNEKDCAELSRLFDTDMHGPAFHQLSLDIGGDEANVEIFKTVRHAYEHGYMDEI, from the exons ATGTCAacgcaacagcagcaactggACTTTATCGAGCGCCACCTGGTGTACGATATCTTCAAGGACTTTGGTCCGGGTGCTTCGCTAGAGTCCCACAGTGTGGAGTGCTCCAACGGGCTGGATGGATTCATGTCCGCCTTGTACACAGTTACCTTGGAACTGGTTATCGCCGAGCGAAAGCGGACAGAGGTCGTCCTGGTCAAGTTCATGAAGGGAACGGAGGATTTCAGGGAGAGCAGCAATTCATACATCCAGTTCGCCAACGAGATCTTCGCCTATGCCGAGATCCTGCCCGCCTATGAGAATGTTCTGAGGACGAGTCACCTGGAAAGCGATGTGGTGACCAACTGGGTTCCTCGCTGCTACCTCGCAAGGTTTGGTCAGGTTGAAG GTCTCGGCAATGGAAGGGAATCCGTGTTGGCTCTGAAGCATCTAAAGGGCGACGGCTACCAGTTGGGTCCAAGGCTCACCCTTCGCCGGGATCAGCTGGAGGCCATGGTGGGTCTAGTGGGTCCGTTCCATGCCTTGGGCTACGCCACTAGAATCCTCCAGCCGCGGGTTCATGCTCGTTTGCGCGCCGGCGTGGTGGACATGCCCTTTGTTTCCAACTCGGGAAAGGCCATCTTTGATGTCCTCTATCGCGTTGCCTTCGATCGATTCTACGAGTTCTACGACAGGCAGAAGGAGCAGCTTCTTAAGGACACAGATGCTGGATTTGGTGCCGCCATAGAGCATCTGCGGGAGAAGTACTTCAAGCAGCCCACTCTTTTGCTGGAGATGATTCGCACCAATTCCTATGCCGAAGATCAACCGGGTAGCCATTTTGCTACCTTCCTGCACGGCGATTACAATAGGAACAATGTGCTCTTCCACTACGGAGCCGATGACAAGGTGGATGGCATCAGAGCCATCGATTTCCAGGAGCTGCGTTTCAGCACCACGGCCATTGATCTCAGTTTCTTCATGTACATGAACACGCCTTCCGAGGGAAGGGACGAGATCTACGCAGACTTGCTGCGCAAGTACCACTCTCATATGATCGGGATGCTGGAACTGGTGCTGCGACGCAACCAGGATGAGTTGACCGAGGATCGGGTGGATCAGCTGCTGAAGGAGTATAGCTACGAGCACTTTATTGCCCACTTTAAGCGTTATGCCTTCTATGGGGTACTGGTGTGCATGCACTTCCTGCCCTGGCTGCTCGGCAACGAAAAGGATTGCGCCGAGTTGTCCCGCCTCTTCGATACGGATATGCACGGTCCTGCCTTCCACCAGTTGTCCCTGGACATTGGAGGAGACGAGGCGAACGTGGAGATCTTTAAGACGGTGCGACATGCCTACGAGCATGGCTACATGGACGagatttaa
- the LOC119547755 gene encoding dnaJ protein homolog 1 isoform X1, which yields MGKDYYKTLGLPKTATDDEIKKAYRKLALRYHPDKNKAANAEEKFKEVAEAYEVLSDKSKREVYDKYGEDGLKSGGTRNGGPSSNSFTYQFHGDPRATFAQFFGNSNPFASFFDMGDNLFDKNVFDLDTEHDFFSSPFGGIGSRHGLGSAFRPSFRSHSFNVHTPFKKEQKQDPPVEHDLYVTLEEIYHGCVKKMKISRRVVQADGSSRKEDKVLQISIKPGWKSGTKVTFQKEGDQAPGKIPADIVFIIRDKPHAMFKREGSDLRYTARLTLKQALCGVVFQVPTMSGDKLRISTMQEIIKPNTVKRIQGYGLPFPKDTTRKGDLLVAFDIQFPEKLTAPQKEVLRDML from the exons ATGGGAAAAGATTACTACAAAACCTTAGGGCTGCCAAAAACTGCCACCGACGATGAGATCAAAAAGGCCTACAGGAAACTGGCCCTGCGCTATCATCCGGATAAAAACAAAGCAGCCAACGCTGAGGAAAAATTCAAAGAGGTTGCCGAGGCCTACGAGGTCCTTTCAGACAAGAGCAAACGGGAGGTGTACGACAAATACGGCGAGGATGGTCTAAAGAGTGGCG GCACACGAAATGGCGGTCCCTCGAGCAACTCGTTTACATATCAGTTCCATGGAGATCCGCGTGCCACCTTCGCCCAGTTCTTTGGCAACAGCAATCCGTTCGCCTCGTTCTTCGACATGGGCGACAATCTGTTCGATAAGAACGTCTTCGATCTGGACACGGAACACGACTTCTTCTCCTCGCCCTTCGGTGGGATTGGTTCGCGGCATGGTCTGGGCAGTGCCTTCAG GCCCTCTTTCAGATCACACTCCTTCAACGTGCACACGCCGTTCAAGAAGGAGCAGAAGCAGGATCCGCCCGTCGAACACGATCTCTATGTGACGCTGGAGGAGATCTACCACGGCTGTgttaagaaaatgaaaatctcCCGACGCGTCGTCCAGGCGGATGGCAGTTCCCGCAAGGAGGACAAGGTCCTGCAGATATCCATCAAGCCGGGCTGGAAGTCCGGCACGAAGGTCACCTTCCAGAAGGAGGGCGACCAGGCGCCCGGCAAAATCCCCGCCGACATTGTGTTCATCATCCGGGACAAACCGCATGCCATGTTCAAGCGCGAGGGCAGCGATCTTCGCTACACGGCGAGACTGACGCTCAAGCAG GCTCTGTGCGGCGTTGTCTTCCAAGTTCCTACCATGTCCGGCGATAAGTTGCGCATCAGTACCATGCAGGAGATTATAAAACCGAACACGGTGAAGCGGATCCAGGGATACGGGCTGCCCTTTCCCAAGGACACGACACGCAAGGGGGATCTCCTGGTGGCCTTCGACATCCAGTTCCCGGAGAAACTGACTGCTCCCCAGAAGGAGGTGCTCAGGGATATGTTATGA
- the LOC119547582 gene encoding histidine-rich glycoprotein-like, translating into MPPPPPHHHHNPPPHGPHPPFQTPVHPIYYEPTPGHPGNGSGYNPPPPHGPYPYPPDQGYVAPGPPMHPR; encoded by the coding sequence ATGCCGCCGCCACCACCGCACCACCATCACAACCCACCGCCCCATGGGCCCCACCCACCTTTCCAGACGCCGGTGCATCCGATTTACTACGAACCAACTCCCGGGCACCCCGGAAATGGTTCCGGCTACAACCCACCGCCACCACATGGTCCTTATCCATACCCGCCTGATCAGGGATACGTGGCGCCGGGACCTCCAATGCACCCTCGATAA
- the LOC119547730 gene encoding uncharacterized protein LOC119547730, producing the protein MKNNIWDTLQEVEEVKVSFKQTLRNINNIQNRYKMVSALKRKAAKRQESFEEEIQAAITESKVPNLPKKSIVKKNKIRLVTKKRVKKIKANPLAIPPTIRFSENVLEIEPPFVCLQTNCVYEVHKTTTHLVTRKPYGALIQRLYRSANRKVRKEGVLDHDLEYNPEVCPEFENYYCSCSSCCVECR; encoded by the coding sequence ATGAAAAACAATATTTGGGATACGCTGCAGGAGGTCGAAGAAGTTAAGGTTTCCTTCAAGCAAACCTTACGAAACATCAATAATATCCAAAATCGATACAAAATGGTCTCGGCTTTGAAGAGGAAGGCGGCCAAGCGTCAGGAATCTTTCGAAGAGGAGATTCAAGCTGCTATTACCGAATCCAAGGTCCCCAATCTACCCAAGAAAAGTATAGTCAAGAAGAATAAGATCAGATTGGTGACCAAAAAGCGGGTCAAGAAGATCAAGGCGAATCCCTTGGCCATACCACCAACCATTAGGTTTTCGGAAAATGTCCTTGAAATCGAACCACCTTTTGTGTGCCTTCAAACAAATTGTGTCTACGAAGTGCATAAAACAACTACTCATCTGGTGACTCGAAAACCATACGGGGCTCTCATCCAGAGACTCTATCGATCAGCAAATCGAAAGGTTCGGAAGGAGGGAGTTTTGGATCACGATCTGGAGTACAATCCGGAGGTGTGTCCAGAGTTCGAAAACTACTACTGTTCCTGTTCCTCTTGCTGTGTGGAATGCagataa